A region from the Malus domestica chromosome 07, GDT2T_hap1 genome encodes:
- the LOC103410261 gene encoding uncharacterized protein isoform X1, whose product MPPRRERRESRRTPEPNFPDITQLGEAMAQALQNVIRPPPPPRTPLETMYNLKLDRFMGNESHEGAEKWLDHIEKTFQVMQSQGNLPANRWVETTTWFLGCEPAAWWINQARYMSPETAADWKVFKEHFMKRFVPPEYIDRKKQEFTRLKQRNMSAHEYYRKFTDLSRYDTDIAGNQGEMLRRFKLGSKKKWRTFANALPCADYHEYFEILVRMEDSDNLPDSEDDEDKNEGQKKNDKGKGISIPGPRQTQSFKKSGASSSSSSGGYSFTGPRRGGGRFSGGPRFQGQRDAGGSGAPWCRRCNSRHHGECRRGSGACFTCGQMGHRASQCPQGQQRPQQTNMPPPAPVQQSFGPGGYGQPSRGGAYHYQGDAAPYASGPYQYSQEPYPQAGYSQDFGGYSSYSSMPAGGSQWHQGGQPRQGEVATGGAGSSRQPSQPGQGRGNQGNRGRGGRQQAQGRVNHMSLQEAQNHPDLIMGSSLAVVGSRGPFRLSDRFGTCRTHLRVMYSYFSPT is encoded by the exons atgccgcctcgtagagagcgtaGGGAGTCCCGCCGTACTCCTGAACCTAATTTCCCAGATATTACTCAGTTAGGGGAAGCGATGGCCCAGGCTTTACAGAATGTGATtcgtcctccccctcctccgaGGACACCTCTGGAGACCATGTACAACTTGAAGTTAGATCGGTTTATGGGTAATGAAAGTCATGAGGGGGCAGAGAAATGGCTTGATCATATTGAGAAAACctttcaggtgatgcagagtcaggggaatctcCCTGCTAATAGGTGGGTGGAGACCACCACTTGGTTTCTGGGTTGTGAACCAGCAGCATGGTGGATAAATCAGGCTAGGTACATGTCACCTGAGACGGCAGCCGACTGGAAAGTATTCAAGGAGCATTTTATGAAGAGATTcgttcctcctgagtatattgACCGTAAGAAGCAGGAATTCACCAGGTTGAAACAGAGAAATATGTCGGCACatgaatattatagaaagtttactgatttgtctcgttatgacACTGATATAGCTGGTAATCAGGGAGAGATGCTTCGACGTTTCAAGTTGGGATCTAAGAAGAAGTGGCGTACCTTTGCCAATGCACTTCCCTGCGCTGATTAtcatgagtatttcgagattttGGTTAGGATGGAGGACTCTGATAATCTTCCTGACAGTGAGGATGACGAGGACAAGAATGAGGGTCAGAAGAAGAATGATAAGGGTAAGGGTATTTCTATTCCTGGACCTCGACAGACACAGAGTTTTAAGAAGAGTGGAgcgagttcgagttcttctagtGGGGGATATAGTTTTACTGGCCCGAGGAGAGGTGGTGGAAGATTTTCTGGTGGACCCAGATTTCAGGGTCAGAGGGATGCTGGTGGATCTGGCGCTCCATGGTGCCGCCGTTGTAACTCCCGTCACCATGGTGAGTGTAGGAGAGGTTCTGGTGCTTGTTTTACGTGTGGACAGATGGGACATCGGGCTTCTCAGTGCCCCCAGGGTCAGCAGAGACCGCAGCAGACTAATATGCCACCTCCAGCACCAGTTCAGCAGAGTTTTGGACCGGGTGGTTATGGCCAGCCGAGTCGTGGTGGTGCCTACCACTATCAGGGGGATGCTGCTCCGTATGCTTCCGGACCTTATCAGTATTCTCAGGAGCCTTATCCTCAGGCAGGGTATTCTCAGGATTTTGGAGGTTATTCTTCTTATTCCTCTATGCCAGCTGGTGGATCGCAGTGGCATCAGGGAGGCCAGCCCCGTCAGGGGGAAGTTGCTACTGGTGGTGCAGGATCATCCAGGCAGCCTAGTCAGCCAGGCCAGGGACGAGGTAATCAGGGCAATAGAGGCCGAGGTGGACGTCAGCAAGCTCAGGGGCGAGTTAATCATATGTCCCTGCAGGaggctcagaaccatccagacttgataatgg gttctagtttagcggtggttggctcacgaggtcctttccggctttctgacagatttgggacatgtaggactcacctgagggtgatgtattcttattttagtcctacttga
- the LOC103410261 gene encoding glutenin, high molecular weight subunit 12-like isoform X2 translates to MPPRRERRESRRTPEPNFPDITQLGEAMAQALQNVIRPPPPPRTPLETMYNLKLDRFMGNESHEGAEKWLDHIEKTFQVMQSQGNLPANRWVETTTWFLGCEPAAWWINQARYMSPETAADWKVFKEHFMKRFVPPEYIDRKKQEFTRLKQRNMSAHEYYRKFTDLSRYDTDIAGNQGEMLRRFKLGSKKKWRTFANALPCADYHEYFEILVRMEDSDNLPDSEDDEDKNEGQKKNDKGKGISIPGPRQTQSFKKSGASSSSSSGGYSFTGPRRGGGRFSGGPRFQGQRDAGGSGAPWCRRCNSRHHGECRRGSGACFTCGQMGHRASQCPQGQQRPQQTNMPPPAPVQQSFGPGGYGQPSRGGAYHYQGDAAPYASGPYQYSQEPYPQAGYSQDFGGYSSYSSMPAGGSQWHQGGQPRQGEVATGGAGSSRQPSQPGQGRGNQGNRGRGGRQQAQGRVNHMSLQEAQNHPDLIMGETYPEDDRIQGRHGGYDPSTYQF, encoded by the exons atgccgcctcgtagagagcgtaGGGAGTCCCGCCGTACTCCTGAACCTAATTTCCCAGATATTACTCAGTTAGGGGAAGCGATGGCCCAGGCTTTACAGAATGTGATtcgtcctccccctcctccgaGGACACCTCTGGAGACCATGTACAACTTGAAGTTAGATCGGTTTATGGGTAATGAAAGTCATGAGGGGGCAGAGAAATGGCTTGATCATATTGAGAAAACctttcaggtgatgcagagtcaggggaatctcCCTGCTAATAGGTGGGTGGAGACCACCACTTGGTTTCTGGGTTGTGAACCAGCAGCATGGTGGATAAATCAGGCTAGGTACATGTCACCTGAGACGGCAGCCGACTGGAAAGTATTCAAGGAGCATTTTATGAAGAGATTcgttcctcctgagtatattgACCGTAAGAAGCAGGAATTCACCAGGTTGAAACAGAGAAATATGTCGGCACatgaatattatagaaagtttactgatttgtctcgttatgacACTGATATAGCTGGTAATCAGGGAGAGATGCTTCGACGTTTCAAGTTGGGATCTAAGAAGAAGTGGCGTACCTTTGCCAATGCACTTCCCTGCGCTGATTAtcatgagtatttcgagattttGGTTAGGATGGAGGACTCTGATAATCTTCCTGACAGTGAGGATGACGAGGACAAGAATGAGGGTCAGAAGAAGAATGATAAGGGTAAGGGTATTTCTATTCCTGGACCTCGACAGACACAGAGTTTTAAGAAGAGTGGAgcgagttcgagttcttctagtGGGGGATATAGTTTTACTGGCCCGAGGAGAGGTGGTGGAAGATTTTCTGGTGGACCCAGATTTCAGGGTCAGAGGGATGCTGGTGGATCTGGCGCTCCATGGTGCCGCCGTTGTAACTCCCGTCACCATGGTGAGTGTAGGAGAGGTTCTGGTGCTTGTTTTACGTGTGGACAGATGGGACATCGGGCTTCTCAGTGCCCCCAGGGTCAGCAGAGACCGCAGCAGACTAATATGCCACCTCCAGCACCAGTTCAGCAGAGTTTTGGACCGGGTGGTTATGGCCAGCCGAGTCGTGGTGGTGCCTACCACTATCAGGGGGATGCTGCTCCGTATGCTTCCGGACCTTATCAGTATTCTCAGGAGCCTTATCCTCAGGCAGGGTATTCTCAGGATTTTGGAGGTTATTCTTCTTATTCCTCTATGCCAGCTGGTGGATCGCAGTGGCATCAGGGAGGCCAGCCCCGTCAGGGGGAAGTTGCTACTGGTGGTGCAGGATCATCCAGGCAGCCTAGTCAGCCAGGCCAGGGACGAGGTAATCAGGGCAATAGAGGCCGAGGTGGACGTCAGCAAGCTCAGGGGCGAGTTAATCATATGTCCCTGCAGGaggctcagaaccatccagacttgataatgg gtgagacgtatcccgaggacgaccgcatccagggacgccacgggggttacgacccgtcgacttatca gttctag
- the LOC103410261 gene encoding uncharacterized protein isoform X3 produces the protein MPPRRERRESRRTPEPNFPDITQLGEAMAQALQNVIRPPPPPRTPLETMYNLKLDRFMGNESHEGAEKWLDHIEKTFQVMQSQGNLPANRWVETTTWFLGCEPAAWWINQARYMSPETAADWKVFKEHFMKRFVPPEYIDRKKQEFTRLKQRNMSAHEYYRKFTDLSRYDTDIAGNQGEMLRRFKLGSKKKWRTFANALPCADYHEYFEILVRMEDSDNLPDSEDDEDKNEGQKKNDKGKGISIPGPRQTQSFKKSGASSSSSSGGYSFTGPRRGGGRFSGGPRFQGQRDAGGSGAPWCRRCNSRHHGECRRGSGACFTCGQMGHRASQCPQGQQRPQQTNMPPPAPVQQSFGPGGYGQPSRGGAYHYQGDAAPYASGPYQYSQEPYPQAGYSQDFGGYSSYSSMPAGGSQWHQGGQPRQGEVATGGAGSSRQPSQPGQGRGNQGNRGRGGRQQAQGRVNHMSLQEAQNHPDLIMGSSLAVVGSRGPFRLSDRFGT, from the exons atgccgcctcgtagagagcgtaGGGAGTCCCGCCGTACTCCTGAACCTAATTTCCCAGATATTACTCAGTTAGGGGAAGCGATGGCCCAGGCTTTACAGAATGTGATtcgtcctccccctcctccgaGGACACCTCTGGAGACCATGTACAACTTGAAGTTAGATCGGTTTATGGGTAATGAAAGTCATGAGGGGGCAGAGAAATGGCTTGATCATATTGAGAAAACctttcaggtgatgcagagtcaggggaatctcCCTGCTAATAGGTGGGTGGAGACCACCACTTGGTTTCTGGGTTGTGAACCAGCAGCATGGTGGATAAATCAGGCTAGGTACATGTCACCTGAGACGGCAGCCGACTGGAAAGTATTCAAGGAGCATTTTATGAAGAGATTcgttcctcctgagtatattgACCGTAAGAAGCAGGAATTCACCAGGTTGAAACAGAGAAATATGTCGGCACatgaatattatagaaagtttactgatttgtctcgttatgacACTGATATAGCTGGTAATCAGGGAGAGATGCTTCGACGTTTCAAGTTGGGATCTAAGAAGAAGTGGCGTACCTTTGCCAATGCACTTCCCTGCGCTGATTAtcatgagtatttcgagattttGGTTAGGATGGAGGACTCTGATAATCTTCCTGACAGTGAGGATGACGAGGACAAGAATGAGGGTCAGAAGAAGAATGATAAGGGTAAGGGTATTTCTATTCCTGGACCTCGACAGACACAGAGTTTTAAGAAGAGTGGAgcgagttcgagttcttctagtGGGGGATATAGTTTTACTGGCCCGAGGAGAGGTGGTGGAAGATTTTCTGGTGGACCCAGATTTCAGGGTCAGAGGGATGCTGGTGGATCTGGCGCTCCATGGTGCCGCCGTTGTAACTCCCGTCACCATGGTGAGTGTAGGAGAGGTTCTGGTGCTTGTTTTACGTGTGGACAGATGGGACATCGGGCTTCTCAGTGCCCCCAGGGTCAGCAGAGACCGCAGCAGACTAATATGCCACCTCCAGCACCAGTTCAGCAGAGTTTTGGACCGGGTGGTTATGGCCAGCCGAGTCGTGGTGGTGCCTACCACTATCAGGGGGATGCTGCTCCGTATGCTTCCGGACCTTATCAGTATTCTCAGGAGCCTTATCCTCAGGCAGGGTATTCTCAGGATTTTGGAGGTTATTCTTCTTATTCCTCTATGCCAGCTGGTGGATCGCAGTGGCATCAGGGAGGCCAGCCCCGTCAGGGGGAAGTTGCTACTGGTGGTGCAGGATCATCCAGGCAGCCTAGTCAGCCAGGCCAGGGACGAGGTAATCAGGGCAATAGAGGCCGAGGTGGACGTCAGCAAGCTCAGGGGCGAGTTAATCATATGTCCCTGCAGGaggctcagaaccatccagacttgataatgg gttctagtttagcggtggttggctcacgaggtcctttccggctttctgacagatttgggacat ga